The stretch of DNA GACACCGACGGCAGCTCGGCCAGCACGCGGCGGATCTGGCCGACCTTGGCGATCAGCTCGACGTCGTCGCGGTAGGCCATCTGCCGCTGCAAGGTGTGATACAGGTAGGCGCCAACGGCCAGAAAGGTCGCCACCGCCACCGCCGACAGCAGCAAGGCCACGCGCAATGTCAGCGACAGCGGACGGCGCTTCACGAGCGCGCTTCCAGGAGATAGCCCATACCGCGCACCGTCTGCACCAGTTTGAGCGGATACGGGTCGTCCAGTTTGACGCGCAGGCGGCGGATCGCCACGTCCACCACATTGGTGTCGGAGTCGAAATTCATGTCCCACACCATGGAAGCGATCTGCGTGCGCGACAGCACCTCGCCCTGGCGCTTGGCCAGCAGGTGCAGCAAGGCAAATTCCTTGGCGGTCAGCTCGATGCGCTGGCCGCCGCGCGACACGCGCCGTCGCAACACGTCGATTTCGAGGTCCGCCACGCGGATGACTTCCGCCTCGCGCACCGGGCCGCGCCGCATCAGCGTTTTGACGCGCGCCAGAAACTCGGCAAACGCAAACGGCTTGACCAGGTAATCGTCGGCGCCCAGCTCCAGCCCCTTGACGCGGTCGGCCACGTCGTCGCGGGCGGTGAGGAACAGCACCGGCGTTTCCTTGCGTTCACGCAGCCTGGCCAGCACCTGCCAGCCGTCCATCTGCGGCAGCATCACGTCC from Duganella dendranthematis encodes:
- a CDS encoding heavy metal response regulator transcription factor, producing the protein MKILIVEDEPKAGDYLVKGLQESGYVADLARNGVDGLSLALEIDYDLIVLDVMLPQMDGWQVLARLRERKETPVLFLTARDDVADRVKGLELGADDYLVKPFAFAEFLARVKTLMRRGPVREAEVIRVADLEIDVLRRRVSRGGQRIELTAKEFALLHLLAKRQGEVLSRTQIASMVWDMNFDSDTNVVDVAIRRLRVKLDDPYPLKLVQTVRGMGYLLEARS